The proteins below come from a single Papaver somniferum cultivar HN1 chromosome 11, ASM357369v1, whole genome shotgun sequence genomic window:
- the LOC113324758 gene encoding L-type lectin-domain containing receptor kinase IV.4-like produces MRTVYFKVIFFFFLLIIDQSLAADEDGFFYNDFKAAFLTRDGAARIADNGLLRLTDLSDKYQTGHAFYASPLKLKKGSVSFSTTFVFAIASELGANKLSGQGMAFVIAPQRALPGALPNQYLGLFNDTSNGQSSNNVLAVEIDTVYNIEFDTIQGPHVGIDVNSLKSVNSTDPAYHVNGESKQINVNSGEPVQVWIEYDGIDKALTVTLAPVNTLKPDIPLLTLSRDLSTIFLDDMYVGFSASTQTVLTYHYILGWSFKIDGAANALNLSSLPKLPTESSSSQDTKPNLAADSDQGFTYNDFKSAYITRDGAARVAENGLLRLTDVRDKYETGHVFYSGPLKLKGNVSFSTTFVFQLHLSWAPIN; encoded by the coding sequence ATGCGGACCGTTTACTTCaaggttattttcttctttttcctacTGATTATTGATCAAAGTTTAGCAGCGGATGAGGACGGGTTTTTCTATAATGACTTCAAAGCCGCATTTCTTACTCGTGATGGTGCAGCTCGCATAGCGGACAATGGTCTCTTGCGGTTAACTGATCTCAGCGACAAGTATCAGACAGGTCATGCCTTTTATGCCAGTCCACTAAAACTGAAGAAGGGTAGTGTATCCTTCTCGACCACTTTTGTCTTCGCGATTGCATCTGAGCTTGGCGCCAATAAATTAAGCGGTCAAGGGATGGCTTTCGTTATTGCACCTCAAAGAGCACTGCCAGGAGCTTTACCAAACCAATACCTCGGCTTATTTAACGACACCAGCAATGGACAGTCATCAAACAATGTTCTTGCGGTGGAGATAGATACTGTCTATAATATAGAGTTCGACACCATCCAGGGTCCGCATGTTGGAATTGATGTTAACAGTTTAAAATCTGTCAATTCTACTGATCCTGCATACCACGTTAACGGGGAATCCAAGCAGATAAATGTTAACAGCGGGGAACCAGTTCAAGTGTGGATAGAGTATGACGGGATAGACAAGGCACTTACCGTAACATTAGCTCCAGTTAACACGTTGAAGCCAGATATTCCACTCTTGACATTGTCCAGAGATCTCTCAACCATTTTCTTAGATGACATGTACGTCGGGTTTTCAGCTTCTACCCAGACTGTACTGACATATCATTACATATTAGGGTGGAGTTTCAAGATTGATGGTGCAGCTAATGCGCTAAATCTCTCAAGCCTTCCTAAGCTTCCTACTGAATCTTCTAGTTCTCAGGACACCAAACCTAATTTGGCAGCAGATTCAGATCAAGGGTTTACTTATAATGACTTTAAATCCGCGTATATCACTCGCGATGGTGCAGCTCGTGTAGCAGAAAATGGCCTGTTGCGGCTGACTGATGTCAGAGACAAGTATGAGACAGGCCATGTCTTTTATTCTGGTCCACTGAAACTGAAGGGTAACGTATCCTTCTCCACCACTTTTGTCTTTCAATTGCATCTGAGTTGGGCACCAATAAATTAA
- the LOC113323656 gene encoding probable inactive L-type lectin-domain containing receptor kinase III.1: protein MAFVIAPQRAMPGALANQYLGLFNDTSNGQSTNNVLAVEIDTVYNIEFDTVQGPHVGIDVNSLKSVDSTVPAYFVNGESKQINVNSGDPVQVWVEYDGIDKKLAVTLAPLNTMKPDTPLLSLSKDLSTIFADEMYVGFSASTQTVPTYHYVLGWSFQINGVANALNLSSLPTIPPQPSSSIHTKPNLALILPATLGYILALVLLMF, encoded by the coding sequence ATGGCTTTTGTTATTGCACCTCAAAGAGCAATGCCAGGAGCTTTAGCAAACCAATACCTCGGCTTATTTAACGACACCAGCAATGGACAGTCAACAAACAATGTTCTCGCGGTGGAGATAGATACTGTCTATAATATAGAGTTCGACACCGTCCAGGGTCCGCATGTTGGAATTGATGTTAACAGTTTAAAATCTGTCGATTCTACTGTCCCTGCATACTTCGTTAACGGGGAATCCAAGCAGATAAATGTTAACAGCGGGGATCCGGTTCAAGTGTGGGTAGAGTATGATGGGATAGATAAGAAACTTGCTGTAACATTAGCTCCACTTAACACGATGAAGCCAGATACTCCACTCTTATCGTTGTCCAAAGATCTCTCAACCATTTTCGCCGACGAAATGTACGTCGGGTTTTCAGCCTCTACCCAAACTGTACCGACATATCATTACGTATTAGGGTGGAGTTTCCAGATTAATGGTGTAGCTAATGCACTAAATCTTTCAAGCCTTCCTACGATTCCTCCTCAGCCGTCTAGTTCTATACATACGAAGCCTAATTTGGCGTTAATATTACCTGCAACACTTGGCTACATTCTTGCTTTGGTATTGCTGATGTTTTAA
- the LOC113321643 gene encoding protein TRM32-like isoform X2, which produces MGLELGNSDNDHVEGGESGKSDPKMRECSSISPYEHAATVSNNTCCKLAQPSPSSVFDFSLQEGVASPSEVFTSKGHELKPRCIHFDETDTLDFSSVDSSPTVKENVRIPRKTFDSDSHYIKVDKKDEADFNYVRDLLKLSGFTGARCLGTWHAPDQPLHPSLFEEMEYLSPYKTECAIGEISDSYYDHHQLLFDTVNEVLLEIYERSFTYWPGPLSRNSSTRPMPAGYNILKEVWGIISWYLSSQPEEYSSLDYVVTRDLSRVNGWMNLQIDCDCVGLELEDLIFEDLLEEVICS; this is translated from the exons ATGGGATTGGAACTGGGGAATAGCGATAATGATCATGTTGAAGGGGGTGAGAGCGGAAAAAGTGATCCGAAAATGAGGGAATGCAGTTCCATTTCTCCATACGAGCATGCTGCTACTGTCTCGAATAACACATGTTGTAAGCTGGCACAGCCTAGTCCAAGTTCTGTTTTTGACTTCTCTCTTCAAGAAGGTGTAGCCAGCCCTTCAGAAGTTTTCACCTCAAAAG GTCATGAGTTAAAGCCTAGGTGCATACATTTTGACGAGACAGATACATTGGATTTTTCTAGTGTGGATAGTAGCCCAACAGTTAAGGAGAATGTAAGAATCCCGAGGAAGACTTTTGACAGTGACTCTCATTACATAAAAGTGGATAAGAAAGATGAAGCCGACTTCAATTATGTAAGAGATCTTCTGAAGTTATCTGGGTTCACAGGGGCTAGGTGCTTGGGAACTTGGCATGCACCTGACCAGCCATTACACCCTTCCTTATTTGAAGAGATGGAGTATCTATCTCCATATAAAACAGAATGCGCTATAGGTGAGATCAGCGACAGCTATTATGATCACCACCAACTTCTATTTGACACCGTTAATGAGGTATTACTGGAAATCTACGAAAGATCATTCACCTATTGGCCGGGGCCTTTGTCTCGTAATAGCTCCACACGTCCGATGCCTGCTGGGTATAATATTCTTAAGGAGGTGTGGGGAATCATTAGCTGGTATTTAAGTTCACAGCCAGAAGAATACTCTTCGTTGGATTACGTCGTGACTCGAGATCTATCAAGGGTGAATGGCTGGATGAACCTTCAAATAGATTGTGATTGCGTGGGGCTTGAATTAGAAGACTTAATTTTCGAAGATCTATTGGAGGAAGTTATTTGCAGTTGA
- the LOC113323655 gene encoding probable GTP-binding protein OBGM, mitochondrial isoform X1: MTQDPADQIQILKAKRHLRGEMWLRRSPVIPKFEALRRSTQCPWMLYSSASYSNTPIKEPKLAPLQERKMIDKFRLWAKGGDGGNGCCSVRRSRSERQGTPDGGSGGRGGDVILECSPKVWDFRNLQHHMNAKRGGHGAPKNMIGSRGMDKVVLVPVGTVIHLVDGETPVAVENRSLKPLDPWEIPGALEVNSTDSNQITKSNSSNAAEDLNIEEMDVSTSTFKRSNGSSTSMSKTSHTSSTEYRTASSYSACQPSINKEELISHSEIGETENKDLENTEIETELDGDNMEEQVEIQYNVAELTKQGQRVLVARGGDGGRGNVSFGKHSKFRSKVSDDEDQPSLSIGLPGSESVLVLELKSIADVGLVGMPNAGKSTLLGAISKAKPKVGHYAFTTLRPSIGNLNYDDFFSVTVADIPGIIKGAHENRGLGHAFLRHIERTKVLAYVVDLAAALDGKKGIPPWEQLRDLVLELEFHREGLSDRPSLVVANKIDEDGTEDVLEELKIRVQGVPIFPVCAVLGEGVLELKDGLRSLVNGGEYQKLELDKIDVNE; this comes from the exons ATGACCCAAG ATCCAGCAGATCAGATTCAGATTCTAAAAGCAAAACGCCACTTGAGAGGAGAGATGTGGCTGCGCCGCTCACCAGTCATTCCAAAATTCGAAGCTCTGAGAAGATCAACTCAGTGTCCATGGATGCTTTATTCCTCCGCTTCTTATTCAAATACTCCAATTAAGGAACCAAAGCTTGCTCCTCTGCAg GAGAGAAAGATGATAGACAAATTCAGGCTTTGGGCTAAAGGAGGAGATGGAGGCAATGGGTGTTGTAGTGTTCGACGCAGTCGAAGCGAACGTCAAGGCACACCTGATG GTGGAAGTGGTGGGAGAGGTGGTGATGTGATCCTAGAATGCTCTCCTAAAGTTTGGGACTTCAGGAATCTTCAACATCATATG AATGCAAAAAGAGGTGGACATGGAGCGCCTAAAAACATGATAGGAAGCCGAGGCATGGACAAG GTTGTTCTTGTACCTGTTGGTACTGTTATTCATCTTGTGGATGGTGAAACTCCTGTTGCTGTTGAAAATCGTTCATTGAAGCCTTTGGATCCCTGGGAAATCCCTGGTGCGCTTGAGGTTAATTCCACTGACTCCAATCAGATAACTAAATCTAACTCCTCCAATGCAGCAGAAGATCTGAACATAGAAGAAATGGATGTGTCAACGTCTACCTTTAAAAGAAGTAATGGAAGCTCAACTAGCATGAGTAAAACTTCGCACACTTCTTCCACTGAATATCGAACTGCATCATCTTATAGTGCATGCCAACCGAGCATCAACAAGGAAGAACTTATATCCCATAGCGAAATTGGCGAGACTGAGAATAAAGACCTAGAGAATACTGAAATTGAAACTGAATTAGACGGAGATAATATGGAAGAGCAAGTAGAAATTCAGTACAATGTTGCAGAACTAACAAAACAAGGCCAACGAGTTCTTGTTGctcgtggtggagatggtggcCGAGGTAATGTTTCTTTTGGGAAGCATTCCAAGTTCAGGAGTAAAGTGTCAGATGATGAAGATCAACCTTCACTGTCAATTGGTTTGCCTGGTTCAGAATCTGTGCTTGTCTTAGAATTAAAGAGTATTGCTGATGTGGGTCTCGTTGGGATGCCAAATGCTGGTAAAAGTACACTTCTAGGGGCTATATCAAAGGCAAAACCTAAAGTAGGACATTATGCGTTTACAACTTTAAGGCCAAGTATAGGAAATTTGAACTACGATGACTTCTTCTCAGTCACAGTGGCGGACATTCCTGGAATTATAAAGGGAGCTCATGAAAATCGTGGACTTGGGCATGCATTTCTACGACACATTGAGCGAACAAAAGTTCTTGCCTATGTGGTAGACTTGGCAGCAGCACTAGATGGTAAAAAAGGTATACCTCCATGGGAACAGCTTAGAGACTTAGTTTTAGAGCTTGAGTTTCACCGAGAGGGTTTATCAGATCGGCCATCCTTGGTAGTGGCCAATAAAATCGACGAGGATGGAACAGAGGATGTTTTGGAGGAACTAAAGATTAGAGTTCAAGGAGTGCCCATTTTCCCTGTCTGTGCAGTCTTGGGAGAGGGTGTGCTTGAGCTAAAAGATGGTCTAAGATCACTTGTTAATGGTGGAGAGTATCAGAAGTTAGAGTTGGATAAAATTGATGTCAATGAGTAG
- the LOC113324757 gene encoding uncharacterized protein LOC113324757, giving the protein MAKSLQAKYFSDGDLFNLKKKTNTTWSWRSLSSKLAFLQANSCWRLGNGKKILIWKNRWILGLSNPPIPKLGCTSHQKYKFVHGMFHQNSGSWDIHILQELFEANKVNLIMGLHIHNRCEDRLIWLLEKNDSFSVKSAYRKMYEEQDNSELVGPRMIKIYKSLWKMPLLPRIRQFPWKVVSSLLPIRDILSSKIPGIASVRPFCELTGHEAGSMTFMLRELQLMTSAEEPSLRVAYGMTDVTKLFRTLTLERTILKARSFISEHLTQNNMQHATNNRVCCRNICWLPPPVDVVTINIDGSYLNSNNTGGIGLMVRNFAGEQQVAECIYLTGIRNAEQAECMGLWETVNLAQRLKLENVHFELDAKTMVEAVNNKASID; this is encoded by the exons ATGGCTAAATCTCTACAGGCTAAATATTTTTCAGATGGAGATCTCTTCAACTTAAAAAAGAAGACCAATACAACTTGGTCTTGGAGAAGTTTGAGTTCTAAGTTAGCGTTTTTGCAAGCCAACAGTTGCTGGCGTttagggaatggcaagaaaatttTAATTTGGAAAAACAGATGGATCCTTGGTCTATCGAATCCTCCAATCCCAAAACTGGGTTGTACGTCTCATCAGAAGTATAAGTTTGTACATGGAATGTTTCATCAGAATAGTGGTTCATGGGATATACATATTCTTCAAGAATTATTTGAGGCTAACAAAGTAAATCTCATCATGGGTTTACATATCCACAACAGATGTGAAGATAGGTTAATCTGGTTGCTAGAAAAAAATGACAGCTTCTCTGTAAAATCAGCTTACAGGAAGATGTATGAAGAACAAGACAACTCAGAATTGGTGGGGCCAAGAATGATCAAGATCTACAAATCATTGTGGAAGATGCCTCTACTACCCAGAATAAGGCAATTCCCATGGAAAGTTGTTTCTTCTCTTCTACCTATAAGAGACATATTAAGTTCTAAAATCCCTGGCATTGCATCAGTCCGTCCCTTCTGTGAACTG ACTGGACACGAAGCTGGTTCGATGACCTTCATGCTAAGAGAATTACAACTGATGACATCTGCAGAAGAGCCATCATTGCGTGTTGCTTATGGTATGACCGATGTGACAAAGCTTTTCAGAACACTAACCCTAGAGAGAACCATTTTAAAAGCTCGTAGCTTTATCAGTGAACACTTAACACAAAATAACATGCAGCATGCCACTAATAATAGAGTTTGTTGTAGGAATATATGTTGGTTGCCTCCACCTGTTGATGTTGTTACCATCAACATAGATGGTTCTTATTTGAATTCTAACAACACTGGTGGAATTGGACTAATGGTTCGAAATTTTGCAGGTGAGCAACAAGTAGCAGAGTGCATCTACTTGACGGGGATAAGGAATGCTGAGCAAGCGGAGTGTATGGGTTTGTGGGAAACTGTGAATTTGGCGCAGAGGTTAAAGCTTGAGAATGTACACTTTGAACTTGATGCAAAAACAATGGTGGAAGCAGTCAACAACAAAGCTTCTATCGATTGA
- the LOC113321643 gene encoding protein TRM32-like isoform X1, whose protein sequence is MGLELGNSDNDHVEGGESGKSDPKMRECSSISPYEHAATVSNNTCCKLAQPSPSSVFDFSLQEGVASPSEVFTSKAGHELKPRCIHFDETDTLDFSSVDSSPTVKENVRIPRKTFDSDSHYIKVDKKDEADFNYVRDLLKLSGFTGARCLGTWHAPDQPLHPSLFEEMEYLSPYKTECAIGEISDSYYDHHQLLFDTVNEVLLEIYERSFTYWPGPLSRNSSTRPMPAGYNILKEVWGIISWYLSSQPEEYSSLDYVVTRDLSRVNGWMNLQIDCDCVGLELEDLIFEDLLEEVICS, encoded by the exons ATGGGATTGGAACTGGGGAATAGCGATAATGATCATGTTGAAGGGGGTGAGAGCGGAAAAAGTGATCCGAAAATGAGGGAATGCAGTTCCATTTCTCCATACGAGCATGCTGCTACTGTCTCGAATAACACATGTTGTAAGCTGGCACAGCCTAGTCCAAGTTCTGTTTTTGACTTCTCTCTTCAAGAAGGTGTAGCCAGCCCTTCAGAAGTTTTCACCTCAAAAG CAGGTCATGAGTTAAAGCCTAGGTGCATACATTTTGACGAGACAGATACATTGGATTTTTCTAGTGTGGATAGTAGCCCAACAGTTAAGGAGAATGTAAGAATCCCGAGGAAGACTTTTGACAGTGACTCTCATTACATAAAAGTGGATAAGAAAGATGAAGCCGACTTCAATTATGTAAGAGATCTTCTGAAGTTATCTGGGTTCACAGGGGCTAGGTGCTTGGGAACTTGGCATGCACCTGACCAGCCATTACACCCTTCCTTATTTGAAGAGATGGAGTATCTATCTCCATATAAAACAGAATGCGCTATAGGTGAGATCAGCGACAGCTATTATGATCACCACCAACTTCTATTTGACACCGTTAATGAGGTATTACTGGAAATCTACGAAAGATCATTCACCTATTGGCCGGGGCCTTTGTCTCGTAATAGCTCCACACGTCCGATGCCTGCTGGGTATAATATTCTTAAGGAGGTGTGGGGAATCATTAGCTGGTATTTAAGTTCACAGCCAGAAGAATACTCTTCGTTGGATTACGTCGTGACTCGAGATCTATCAAGGGTGAATGGCTGGATGAACCTTCAAATAGATTGTGATTGCGTGGGGCTTGAATTAGAAGACTTAATTTTCGAAGATCTATTGGAGGAAGTTATTTGCAGTTGA
- the LOC113323655 gene encoding probable GTP-binding protein OBGM, mitochondrial isoform X2 has translation MWLRRSPVIPKFEALRRSTQCPWMLYSSASYSNTPIKEPKLAPLQERKMIDKFRLWAKGGDGGNGCCSVRRSRSERQGTPDGGSGGRGGDVILECSPKVWDFRNLQHHMNAKRGGHGAPKNMIGSRGMDKVVLVPVGTVIHLVDGETPVAVENRSLKPLDPWEIPGALEVNSTDSNQITKSNSSNAAEDLNIEEMDVSTSTFKRSNGSSTSMSKTSHTSSTEYRTASSYSACQPSINKEELISHSEIGETENKDLENTEIETELDGDNMEEQVEIQYNVAELTKQGQRVLVARGGDGGRGNVSFGKHSKFRSKVSDDEDQPSLSIGLPGSESVLVLELKSIADVGLVGMPNAGKSTLLGAISKAKPKVGHYAFTTLRPSIGNLNYDDFFSVTVADIPGIIKGAHENRGLGHAFLRHIERTKVLAYVVDLAAALDGKKGIPPWEQLRDLVLELEFHREGLSDRPSLVVANKIDEDGTEDVLEELKIRVQGVPIFPVCAVLGEGVLELKDGLRSLVNGGEYQKLELDKIDVNE, from the exons ATGTGGCTGCGCCGCTCACCAGTCATTCCAAAATTCGAAGCTCTGAGAAGATCAACTCAGTGTCCATGGATGCTTTATTCCTCCGCTTCTTATTCAAATACTCCAATTAAGGAACCAAAGCTTGCTCCTCTGCAg GAGAGAAAGATGATAGACAAATTCAGGCTTTGGGCTAAAGGAGGAGATGGAGGCAATGGGTGTTGTAGTGTTCGACGCAGTCGAAGCGAACGTCAAGGCACACCTGATG GTGGAAGTGGTGGGAGAGGTGGTGATGTGATCCTAGAATGCTCTCCTAAAGTTTGGGACTTCAGGAATCTTCAACATCATATG AATGCAAAAAGAGGTGGACATGGAGCGCCTAAAAACATGATAGGAAGCCGAGGCATGGACAAG GTTGTTCTTGTACCTGTTGGTACTGTTATTCATCTTGTGGATGGTGAAACTCCTGTTGCTGTTGAAAATCGTTCATTGAAGCCTTTGGATCCCTGGGAAATCCCTGGTGCGCTTGAGGTTAATTCCACTGACTCCAATCAGATAACTAAATCTAACTCCTCCAATGCAGCAGAAGATCTGAACATAGAAGAAATGGATGTGTCAACGTCTACCTTTAAAAGAAGTAATGGAAGCTCAACTAGCATGAGTAAAACTTCGCACACTTCTTCCACTGAATATCGAACTGCATCATCTTATAGTGCATGCCAACCGAGCATCAACAAGGAAGAACTTATATCCCATAGCGAAATTGGCGAGACTGAGAATAAAGACCTAGAGAATACTGAAATTGAAACTGAATTAGACGGAGATAATATGGAAGAGCAAGTAGAAATTCAGTACAATGTTGCAGAACTAACAAAACAAGGCCAACGAGTTCTTGTTGctcgtggtggagatggtggcCGAGGTAATGTTTCTTTTGGGAAGCATTCCAAGTTCAGGAGTAAAGTGTCAGATGATGAAGATCAACCTTCACTGTCAATTGGTTTGCCTGGTTCAGAATCTGTGCTTGTCTTAGAATTAAAGAGTATTGCTGATGTGGGTCTCGTTGGGATGCCAAATGCTGGTAAAAGTACACTTCTAGGGGCTATATCAAAGGCAAAACCTAAAGTAGGACATTATGCGTTTACAACTTTAAGGCCAAGTATAGGAAATTTGAACTACGATGACTTCTTCTCAGTCACAGTGGCGGACATTCCTGGAATTATAAAGGGAGCTCATGAAAATCGTGGACTTGGGCATGCATTTCTACGACACATTGAGCGAACAAAAGTTCTTGCCTATGTGGTAGACTTGGCAGCAGCACTAGATGGTAAAAAAGGTATACCTCCATGGGAACAGCTTAGAGACTTAGTTTTAGAGCTTGAGTTTCACCGAGAGGGTTTATCAGATCGGCCATCCTTGGTAGTGGCCAATAAAATCGACGAGGATGGAACAGAGGATGTTTTGGAGGAACTAAAGATTAGAGTTCAAGGAGTGCCCATTTTCCCTGTCTGTGCAGTCTTGGGAGAGGGTGTGCTTGAGCTAAAAGATGGTCTAAGATCACTTGTTAATGGTGGAGAGTATCAGAAGTTAGAGTTGGATAAAATTGATGTCAATGAGTAG